AAGATAAGAGGCTCTTTCTCCGGAAATCTGGATGAAGTTTTATCTGCCGTATGCTATCCTTTCAACCTTAAAACGGTAAAAATATCAGATAAAGAAATAGAATTACAATAAAAAAAGCACCGATAATTGGCGTTATCGATGCCGGATTAACTCTTAAACTCGCGAAAGTCTAATTAAGTTTAACTCCCAAATTTATGAAAAAAACAATAATATCCATTGTTTTACTGGTTTCAATCGGGACACCTGCTCTTCATTACGGGCAAAACAGGACCTCTCCGGCTACTCAGCAAAAAGTAAACCGGGTACCCATTTCCAAAGTTCTTGACAAACTCAGCAAAACATCAAAAGTTCAGTTCCTGTATTCCAGTTCAGATTTCAGGGATGTTCTTATTGATGAGAGCAACATCAATTACTCATCTCTGGAGCAGTCTCTTACTTACCTTAAGAAACATTATCCGCTGGAATACGAAATAAAGAACAATACAGTTATTCTCCGCAAAACAGCGGCCCGAAAGGCAATCGCTCAAAATTCAGAAAACTTTTCTGCGTCCGATACTTTGGCTATAAAGGAGAAAAAAATTGATGAAGTAGTCATCATCGGATACGGAAAGGTAAAGAAATCGGATGCCACAGGTTCACTGACTACGGTAAAAATTGACAGTGAAAACAACGGAAGCCCAGTTTCTGCACAGGATGCACTGGCAGGAAAAGCTGCCGGGGTGAATATCATTTCTCCCGGAGGAGCTCCCGGTGCCGGCTCTACCATCAGAATCAGAGGAGGTTCTTCCCTTTCGGCCAGTAATGACCCGTTGATCGTTATTGATGGAATTGCCATCGATAATTCCTCGACTTCAGGTTCCAGCAACATCCTGGGAATGATCAATCCGAATGATATAGAAAGCTATACCGTTCTTAAAGATGCTTCTTCCACAGCCATCTACGGTTCCCGTGCTTCCAACGGAGTGATCATTATTACCACCAAAAAAGGAAGTAAAAAGACCAGATATCAGTATTCATCAAACACCAAGGTGAGCTACAATCCCAAAATGCTGGATGTTCTGAGCGCTGATGAATACAGAAGCTTCATCAAAAATCAATATGCAGGCAACAGTACAATTATTAATGGCCTTGGTGCTTCCAACACTAATTGGCAGGATGAAATCTACCGTACCGCGGTGAGTAATGATCAGAATTTCAGTATGACGGGTGCTGTTAAAGAAATTCCATATCGTTTATCTTTAGGCTATACCAATCAGGAAGGGATTATCCGTAAAAATGCCTATGAAAGAATGAATATGAGCCTTGCCCTGAATCCTTCTTTCTTCAATAAACACCTGAACGTTAACCTGAATTATAAGCCAAGTATTGAGAATAATGATTTTATTTCCAATCCGGCAAGTGGTGCAGCGTCTTTTGACCCTACCCGTCCTGTGTACAGCAATTCTTCTCCATATGGATTAGGCTATTTTATCTGGACAGATGCTTCAGGGAAACCGATCACTCAGGCCGGAGCGAATCCTGTTTCTGTTCTTGATCTGCGAAAAGATGAATCTAAAGTGATCCGTCACATCGGTAATATCCAGATGGATTACAAAATTCATGGATTTGAAGATTTAAAACTGAACGTCAACGCGGGTTTTGATATGCTGAAAAGTGACGGGGACGTATTTGTTCCGGACAATTCCCCGCTTTCATGGACTTCTATCGGAAATGATGGTCAGGGGCTTATAGAAGCGTATACCCAGAAAAAGAAAAACCTTCAGCTGGATCTTTATGCCGATTATAACAAAAGTATCGGAAGCCATAAAATTAATGTGATGGGAGGTTATTCCTGGCAGAAATTCTGGAAAAGCTATGATGACAACCAGACGAATCTTACGGGATCCAAAATTTACCGGGATATTGTTACCAAATCTGAGTATTATCTGGTTTCGTTTTATGGACGTCTGAATTACAGCTTCAAAGACCGTTATCTTTTCACAGCGACACTAAGGAATGACGGTTCTTCCCGTTTTTCTAAAGAAAATCATTGGGGGCTCTTCCCTTCGGCCGCTTTTGCATGGAAGATCAATGAAGAAAGTTTCCTGAAAGACAAGAATATTTTCTCTGATTTAAAACTGAGATTAAGCTACGGAAAGACCGGCCAGCAGGATATTGGTGGTGATTATG
This region of Chryseobacterium vaccae genomic DNA includes:
- a CDS encoding SusC/RagA family TonB-linked outer membrane protein, with amino-acid sequence MKKTIISIVLLVSIGTPALHYGQNRTSPATQQKVNRVPISKVLDKLSKTSKVQFLYSSSDFRDVLIDESNINYSSLEQSLTYLKKHYPLEYEIKNNTVILRKTAARKAIAQNSENFSASDTLAIKEKKIDEVVIIGYGKVKKSDATGSLTTVKIDSENNGSPVSAQDALAGKAAGVNIISPGGAPGAGSTIRIRGGSSLSASNDPLIVIDGIAIDNSSTSGSSNILGMINPNDIESYTVLKDASSTAIYGSRASNGVIIITTKKGSKKTRYQYSSNTKVSYNPKMLDVLSADEYRSFIKNQYAGNSTIINGLGASNTNWQDEIYRTAVSNDQNFSMTGAVKEIPYRLSLGYTNQEGIIRKNAYERMNMSLALNPSFFNKHLNVNLNYKPSIENNDFISNPASGAASFDPTRPVYSNSSPYGLGYFIWTDASGKPITQAGANPVSVLDLRKDESKVIRHIGNIQMDYKIHGFEDLKLNVNAGFDMLKSDGDVFVPDNSPLSWTSIGNDGQGLIEAYTQKKKNLQLDLYADYNKSIGSHKINVMGGYSWQKFWKSYDDNQTNLTGSKIYRDIVTKSEYYLVSFYGRLNYSFKDRYLFTATLRNDGSSRFSKENHWGLFPSAAFAWKINEESFLKDKNIFSDLKLRLSYGKTGQQDIGGDYEWMQTYTFSQSNAMYQFGNQFYQTIRPNGYDPNLKWETTSTYNIGLDFGILKNRVSGTVEVYKRTTDDLLNKISVAAGSNLTNMIYTNIGSMENKGVELTLNTIPVKTDNWQWNLDMNLSFNKSEITKLTLVDSPDYGVNIGNVSGATAGTIQVHSIGYSPYTFYLYQQEYDANGKPIEGKYKGGLVKDKSPMPKSYLGISSKVSYKNWYLGFNGHANFGNYVYNNVKSKDYKTKAYSGNGTYSNLLSYTAEQGFDNLQLYSDFFLEKASFFRMDNITLGHNFKNISNKFDLGVNLSMQNVFVITKYSGLDPEVYLGIDNNIYSRPRSFLFGLNVNFK